One genomic window of Kaistia geumhonensis includes the following:
- a CDS encoding ATP-binding cassette domain-containing protein, translating to MALLELRNVSKDFGAIRALNDVSFTVKPGEIVGLMGDNGAGKSTLVKIMSGIYQPTHGELLFGGERAHIHSPGEARRLGIETVYQDLALADNLTASANIFLGRELKAGLGPFKLLRHRAMNARAVELFAELKSETRADDLVRQMSGGQRQAVAIARTRLTDARVILMDEPTAAISVRQVAEVLGLIHRLRDAGIAVILISHRMPDVFAVCERVIVMRRGSKVADKPIAGSSPEEVTALITGALEAA from the coding sequence TTGGCGCTTCTTGAACTACGCAATGTCAGCAAGGATTTCGGCGCCATCCGTGCGCTGAACGATGTGAGCTTCACCGTCAAGCCGGGCGAAATCGTCGGGTTGATGGGGGACAACGGCGCCGGCAAGTCGACGCTCGTCAAGATCATGTCGGGGATCTACCAGCCGACGCATGGCGAACTGCTGTTCGGCGGTGAGCGGGCCCACATTCATTCGCCGGGCGAGGCACGGCGTCTCGGTATCGAGACCGTCTACCAGGATCTCGCACTCGCCGATAACCTGACGGCTTCGGCCAACATCTTTCTCGGGCGCGAGCTGAAGGCCGGCTTGGGTCCGTTCAAGCTGTTGCGCCACCGGGCGATGAACGCGCGGGCGGTCGAGCTGTTCGCCGAGCTGAAATCGGAGACCCGCGCCGACGATCTCGTCAGACAAATGTCGGGCGGGCAGCGGCAGGCGGTCGCGATCGCGCGCACCCGTCTCACCGATGCGCGCGTGATCCTGATGGACGAGCCGACGGCGGCAATCTCGGTTCGCCAGGTCGCCGAGGTGCTCGGCCTCATCCACCGCCTGCGCGACGCGGGCATCGCCGTGATCCTGATTTCGCATCGCATGCCGGACGTGTTCGCCGTCTGCGAGCGCGTCATCGTCATGCGGCGCGGCTCCAAGGTCGCCGACAAGCCCATCGCCGGCTCCTCGCCCGAGGAAGTCACGGCGCTCATCACCGGTGCGCTCGAGGCGGCATGA
- a CDS encoding ABC transporter permease, which produces MMVDTVQGFSNVRRSRFWQRGFFASQTAYVLLALVVLIVAMSFASDNFLSPGNVSNIVRNFSFIAIATLGITLVIITGGIDLSVGSTMALSATTTSLTMVGLSAAGFYPFPGSQLILALLAGFGTAAIIGFANGFAIAKLKLSPFVTTLGSLSIVRGLTYVATQGRGTAPTGPDKALFLAITSGQVGGIPVSFLYLVILAVLMWVVLNHTAWGRHVYAIGGNEAAGRLTGVAVDRVKIQVYVLCSLAAGFNGIIISGWLGSAPANLAQAYELTIIAAAVIGGANLAGGVGGASGAIIGCILIEVIRNGLVLARVDPYWQQTLVGCIIVAAVLVDRFRSLRSG; this is translated from the coding sequence ATGATGGTCGATACGGTCCAGGGTTTCTCCAACGTCCGTCGCAGCCGCTTCTGGCAGCGTGGGTTCTTCGCCAGCCAGACGGCCTATGTGCTGCTGGCGCTCGTCGTCCTCATCGTCGCGATGAGCTTCGCGTCGGACAATTTCCTTTCACCGGGCAATGTCTCGAACATCGTCCGCAACTTCTCCTTCATCGCCATCGCCACGCTCGGCATCACGCTGGTGATCATCACCGGCGGCATCGACCTTTCGGTCGGATCGACCATGGCGCTGTCGGCGACGACGACCTCGCTGACCATGGTCGGGCTCAGCGCCGCCGGCTTCTATCCGTTTCCCGGATCGCAGCTGATCCTCGCGCTTCTCGCCGGCTTCGGAACCGCGGCGATCATCGGCTTCGCCAACGGCTTCGCGATCGCCAAGCTGAAGCTGTCGCCCTTCGTGACGACGCTCGGCTCGCTGTCGATCGTGCGCGGCCTGACCTATGTCGCGACGCAGGGGCGGGGAACGGCGCCGACCGGGCCGGACAAGGCGCTGTTCCTCGCGATCACCTCGGGCCAGGTCGGCGGCATTCCCGTCAGCTTCCTCTATCTGGTCATCCTCGCCGTGCTGATGTGGGTGGTGCTGAACCACACCGCCTGGGGCCGCCATGTCTATGCGATCGGCGGCAACGAGGCGGCCGGCCGGCTGACAGGCGTCGCCGTCGACCGGGTGAAGATCCAGGTCTACGTGCTCTGTTCGCTGGCGGCCGGCTTCAACGGCATCATCATCTCGGGCTGGCTGGGCTCGGCGCCGGCCAATCTCGCCCAGGCCTACGAACTCACCATCATCGCGGCGGCCGTCATCGGCGGCGCCAACCTCGCCGGCGGCGTGGGAGGCGCCTCGGGCGCGATCATCGGCTGCATCCTGATCGAGGTCATCCGCAACGGCCTGGTGCTCGCGCGGGTCGATCCGTACTGGCAGCAGACGCTCGTCGGTTGCATCATCGTCGCGGCGGTCCTCGTCGACCGCTTCAGATCACTGCGCAGCGGCTGA
- a CDS encoding sugar-binding protein, with translation MNILKSLAAVALASVALSGVAHAADSYRFAVVPKAMNNPFFDLARDGCMEEAKKLGNIECIYQGPVEHEPATQAQIIDDLITQKVDGLAISVSDAAAATTMINKAVEAGIPVITFDSDAAESKRSAYVGTDNKEFGKALGEELLKLKPEGGTYGMISGGAAAPNLALRVDGVREALKGSKWTEVPGSPTFSNDDVTLAVQQAGDLKTANPDIAAIVPVGGWPMFAPDGWKNFVEPFKADVASKKLALVVADTLPVQLELLRDGYANALVGQRPHEMGVVAMQTLLKLKKGEKVDEIIYTGLDRVTAANVSEFVK, from the coding sequence ATGAACATCCTGAAATCGCTCGCGGCCGTCGCGCTCGCGTCGGTCGCCCTGTCGGGCGTCGCCCATGCCGCCGACAGCTACAGGTTCGCCGTCGTTCCGAAGGCGATGAACAATCCGTTCTTCGATCTCGCCCGCGACGGCTGCATGGAAGAGGCCAAGAAGCTCGGCAATATCGAGTGCATCTACCAGGGCCCGGTCGAGCACGAGCCGGCCACGCAGGCGCAGATCATCGACGATCTGATCACGCAGAAGGTCGACGGCCTCGCCATCTCGGTGTCCGATGCGGCCGCCGCGACGACGATGATCAACAAGGCGGTGGAAGCCGGCATTCCGGTCATCACCTTCGATTCGGACGCGGCCGAATCGAAGCGCTCCGCCTATGTCGGGACCGACAACAAGGAGTTCGGCAAGGCGCTCGGCGAGGAGCTGCTGAAGCTGAAGCCGGAAGGCGGCACCTATGGCATGATCTCGGGCGGCGCCGCTGCTCCGAACCTCGCCCTTCGCGTCGATGGCGTCCGCGAGGCGCTCAAGGGCTCGAAGTGGACCGAAGTGCCCGGTTCGCCCACCTTCTCGAACGACGACGTGACGCTCGCCGTCCAGCAGGCCGGTGATCTCAAGACCGCCAATCCGGACATCGCCGCGATCGTGCCGGTCGGTGGCTGGCCGATGTTCGCGCCCGACGGCTGGAAGAACTTCGTCGAGCCGTTCAAGGCCGATGTCGCCTCGAAGAAGCTGGCGCTCGTCGTTGCCGATACGCTGCCGGTCCAGCTCGAGCTGCTCCGGGACGGCTACGCCAACGCGCTGGTCGGCCAGCGGCCGCACGAGATGGGCGTCGTCGCCATGCAGACGCTGCTGAAGCTGAAGAAGGGCGAGAAGGTCGACGAGATCATCTATACCGGTCTCGATCGAGTCACGGCCGCCAATGTCAGCGAGTTCGTGAAGTAG
- a CDS encoding Nramp family divalent metal transporter, which produces MRVLDSEQQGEATGWRRARGLPSMSEVHGSVAVAASGPGWRKAAAFLGPGYLVAVGYMDPGNWATSLAGGSSFGYALLFVALLSNIMAIILQALAARLAVATGRDLAQACRDAYPAPVAFVLWILAEIAICATDLAEVIGTAIGLNLLFGIPLEIGVIITSLDVFLVLWLQAKGFRFVEALVITLLGVIAASFLVQIMMASPDWGGVIRGFAPTTELVTNPDMLYLALGIIGATVMPHNLYLHSGIVQTRAYATDEAGKRDAIRYATIDSTLALMFALTINASILILAASAFHARGEYDVVELDKAYALLHPLLGSALAPTLFAVALLCCGLNSTVTATMAGQIVMEGFINIRLQPWLRRLITRGIAIVPAAAVTIAYGAEGTGKLLILSQVILSLQLPFAVVPLVMFTAERRKMGVFLAPRWLTAVAAVTAAIIIVLNLKLLYDVATG; this is translated from the coding sequence ATGCGCGTGCTGGACAGTGAGCAGCAGGGCGAGGCGACGGGCTGGCGACGAGCGCGCGGCCTCCCCTCGATGTCGGAGGTGCATGGTTCGGTCGCGGTCGCGGCGTCCGGACCCGGCTGGCGCAAGGCAGCCGCCTTTCTCGGGCCGGGCTATCTCGTCGCCGTCGGCTACATGGATCCCGGCAACTGGGCGACGTCGCTCGCGGGCGGCTCGTCCTTCGGCTATGCGCTGCTGTTCGTCGCGCTGCTCTCGAACATCATGGCGATCATCCTGCAGGCGCTTGCGGCCCGGCTCGCCGTCGCGACCGGCCGCGATCTAGCCCAGGCCTGCCGCGACGCCTATCCCGCCCCAGTCGCCTTCGTGCTGTGGATCCTCGCCGAGATCGCCATCTGCGCCACCGACCTGGCAGAGGTGATCGGCACCGCGATCGGCCTGAACCTGCTGTTCGGCATTCCGCTCGAAATCGGCGTCATCATCACCTCGCTCGACGTCTTCCTCGTCTTGTGGCTGCAGGCGAAGGGCTTCCGCTTCGTGGAGGCGCTGGTCATCACGCTGCTCGGTGTGATCGCCGCTTCATTCTTGGTGCAGATCATGATGGCGAGCCCGGACTGGGGCGGCGTCATCCGCGGTTTCGCCCCGACCACCGAGCTCGTCACCAACCCGGACATGCTCTATCTCGCGCTCGGCATCATCGGCGCGACGGTCATGCCGCATAATCTCTATCTGCATTCCGGCATCGTGCAGACCCGAGCCTATGCGACGGACGAAGCCGGCAAGCGCGACGCGATCCGCTATGCGACGATCGACTCGACGCTCGCGCTCATGTTCGCGCTGACGATCAACGCGTCGATCCTGATCCTCGCCGCCTCCGCCTTCCATGCGCGCGGCGAATACGACGTCGTCGAGCTCGACAAGGCCTATGCGCTGCTGCATCCGCTGCTCGGATCGGCGCTCGCCCCGACGCTCTTCGCCGTCGCGCTGCTCTGCTGCGGCCTCAACTCGACAGTGACGGCGACCATGGCCGGCCAGATCGTCATGGAGGGCTTCATCAATATCCGCCTGCAGCCATGGCTGCGGCGGCTCATCACGCGCGGCATCGCCATCGTGCCGGCAGCGGCGGTGACGATCGCCTATGGCGCGGAGGGAACGGGAAAGCTGCTGATCCTGTCGCAGGTCATCCTCAGCCTGCAGCTTCCCTTCGCGGTCGTGCCGCTGGTGATGTTCACGGCCGAGCGCCGCAAGATGGGCGTCTTCCTGGCGCCGCGATGGCTGACGGCGGTCGCGGCCGTGACGGCGGCGATCATCATCGTGCTCAATCTGAAGCTGCTCTACGACGTCGCGACGGGCTGA
- a CDS encoding ArsR/SmtB family transcription factor translates to MMLPDTFRALADPTRRAVFERLATGEMSVSQLTARFDVSQPAISQHLATLKAAGLVTERREGRFAYYRAAPEGLAPLADWIDRYRSFWPERIDRLKDILKGLDDE, encoded by the coding sequence ATGATGCTGCCCGATACGTTTCGCGCCCTCGCCGATCCGACCCGCCGCGCCGTCTTCGAGCGGCTCGCGACGGGCGAGATGAGCGTCAGCCAGCTCACGGCGCGTTTTGATGTCTCGCAGCCGGCCATCTCGCAGCATCTCGCGACGCTGAAGGCGGCGGGCCTGGTCACCGAGCGGCGCGAGGGCCGCTTCGCCTATTACCGGGCGGCGCCGGAAGGGCTGGCGCCACTCGCCGACTGGATCGACCGCTATCGCAGCTTCTGGCCGGAGCGGATCGATCGCCTCAAGGACATCCTGAAAGGACTGGACGATGAATGA
- a CDS encoding SRPBCC family protein: MNDREPARETKTVALVLETDLDAPADRVWRALTDASIVSQWLMAATPGPDGVLRLADPALGDGITAEIVESNRPHRLVWRWRHEEGGTRLDSTVRFELTPIDERRSRLRLVHDGFVVPVEQPVDRVVTIEEDAVVLLPLATLVGRRRIRRPRPQARHRGACPTTLRLAA, translated from the coding sequence ATGAATGATCGTGAGCCGGCAAGGGAGACGAAGACCGTCGCACTCGTGCTCGAGACCGATCTCGATGCGCCGGCGGACCGGGTGTGGCGGGCGCTCACCGATGCATCCATCGTCTCGCAATGGCTGATGGCGGCGACGCCGGGCCCGGACGGCGTCCTGCGCCTCGCCGATCCCGCGCTCGGCGACGGCATCACCGCGGAGATCGTCGAGAGCAACCGGCCGCATCGTCTCGTCTGGCGCTGGCGGCACGAGGAGGGTGGCACGCGCCTCGACAGCACGGTGCGCTTCGAGCTCACGCCGATCGACGAGCGCCGTAGCCGGCTTCGGCTTGTGCATGACGGTTTCGTCGTCCCGGTCGAGCAGCCGGTCGATCGCGTCGTCACCATCGAGGAGGATGCCGTCGTGCTGCTGCCGCTCGCCACCCTTGTCGGGCGCCGCCGTATCCGCCGTCCCCGCCCGCAGGCGCGCCATCGCGGCGCCTGTCCGACCACCCTCCGCCTTGCCGCCTGA
- a CDS encoding ATP-dependent Clp protease proteolytic subunit encodes MTSFVPMVVEQSSRGDRAFDIYSRLLRERIVFLNGPIDDTVSALVSAQLLFLESESPSREIALYINSPGGSVTSAFAIYDTMQFIGSPVSTVCMGTACSAGSFLLMAGTPGRRIALPNSSIMVHQPSGGFQGVVSDIERHAANITRTKRRLNALYARHCGRTLEEVERALDRDTFLDAEEAKAFGLVDHVYETRAESLAA; translated from the coding sequence ATGACCAGTTTCGTCCCGATGGTCGTCGAACAGTCGAGCCGCGGCGACCGCGCCTTCGATATCTATTCGCGGCTCCTGCGCGAGCGGATCGTCTTTCTCAACGGGCCGATCGACGACACGGTGTCGGCGCTCGTCTCGGCGCAGCTGCTGTTCCTCGAATCCGAGAGCCCGAGCCGCGAGATCGCGCTCTACATCAACTCGCCCGGCGGCTCGGTCACCAGCGCTTTCGCGATCTACGACACGATGCAGTTCATCGGCAGTCCGGTCTCGACGGTCTGCATGGGCACGGCCTGCTCGGCCGGTTCCTTCCTGCTGATGGCCGGGACGCCCGGCCGCCGCATCGCGCTGCCGAATTCCTCGATCATGGTGCATCAGCCGTCCGGCGGCTTCCAGGGCGTGGTCTCGGACATCGAGCGGCATGCCGCAAACATCACCCGCACCAAGCGGCGGCTGAATGCCCTCTATGCCAGGCATTGCGGACGCACGCTCGAGGAGGTCGAGCGCGCCCTCGACCGCGACACCTTCCTCGATGCCGAGGAAGCGAAGGCTTTCGGCCTCGTCGATCACGTCTACGAGACGCGGGCGGAAAGTCTGGCAGCCTGA
- a CDS encoding aldo/keto reductase, with amino-acid sequence METRRLGSSDLFVSVLGLGCNNFGGRIDAAESRRVIDAALDHGVTFLDTADIYADTRSETIIGEVLEGRYDKVVLATKFGKPIAGSAEPRRGSRGYILKAADASLKRLRTERIDLYQMHEPDPETPIEETIGALEELVAAGKIRFYGASNFTAEGLRAAKAAAKAAGATGFVSSQDEYSLVARGIEAELLPEIEAEGLSLIPYFPLAAGLLTGKYRREDRPEGTRFAAWTGLGDRYLTQRNRELAAAIEDFASVNGRSLLDIAFLWLLARPSVASVIAGATRPEQIAANAAAASAASLTRAELETIEDLAEVA; translated from the coding sequence ATGGAAACCCGCCGCCTCGGGTCGTCAGACCTGTTCGTCTCCGTCCTCGGCCTCGGCTGCAACAATTTCGGCGGCCGCATCGACGCGGCAGAGTCGCGCCGCGTAATCGACGCCGCCCTCGACCATGGCGTCACCTTCCTCGATACCGCCGACATCTATGCCGACACGCGCTCGGAAACGATCATCGGCGAGGTCCTGGAAGGGCGATACGACAAGGTCGTGCTGGCGACGAAGTTCGGCAAGCCGATCGCCGGCAGTGCGGAGCCGCGGCGCGGTTCGCGCGGCTATATCCTGAAGGCGGCCGATGCGTCGCTGAAGCGGCTGCGCACGGAACGCATCGATCTCTATCAGATGCACGAGCCGGATCCGGAGACGCCGATCGAGGAGACGATCGGCGCGCTGGAGGAACTGGTCGCGGCGGGCAAGATCCGCTTCTACGGCGCCTCGAACTTCACTGCCGAGGGCCTGCGCGCCGCGAAGGCTGCGGCCAAGGCCGCGGGCGCGACAGGCTTCGTCTCCAGCCAGGACGAATACAGCCTCGTCGCGCGCGGCATCGAAGCGGAGCTTCTCCCCGAGATCGAGGCCGAAGGCCTGTCGCTCATCCCTTACTTCCCTCTGGCCGCCGGGCTGCTCACCGGCAAGTATCGCCGCGAGGATCGCCCGGAGGGCACCCGCTTCGCAGCCTGGACGGGTCTCGGCGACCGCTATCTCACGCAGCGAAACCGCGAGCTCGCGGCCGCGATCGAGGATTTCGCGTCCGTCAACGGCCGCTCGCTGCTCGACATCGCCTTTCTCTGGCTGCTGGCGCGACCCTCCGTCGCCTCGGTCATCGCCGGCGCGACGCGGCCCGAGCAGATCGCCGCCAACGCCGCCGCGGCGAGCGCCGCGTCCCTCACGCGCGCGGAACTCGAGACGATCGAGGATCTGGCGGAGGTCGCCTGA
- a CDS encoding aspartate-semialdehyde dehydrogenase — MGYKVAIVGATGNVGREMLNILDERGFPADEVVALASRRSQGTEVSFGDRTLKVKPLDQYDFSDTDICLMSAGGTVSKEWSPKIGAAGCVVIDNSSAWRYDAEVPLIVPEVNADAIKGFTKKNIIANPNCSTAQLVVALKPLHDVATIKRVVVSTYQSVSGAGKEAMDELFTQTRAVFVNDPIVMEKFTKRIAFNLIPHIDVFMEDGYTKEEWKVMAETKKILDPKIKLTCTAVRVPVFISHSESVNIEFEKPITADEARDILREAPGCLVIDNPEENQYITPYEATGEDATYISRIREDATVENGLNLWVVSDNLRKGAALNAVQIAEVLVNRKLIQPRKQAA; from the coding sequence ATGGGTTACAAGGTCGCCATCGTCGGTGCCACGGGCAATGTGGGCCGCGAGATGCTGAACATTCTGGACGAGCGGGGCTTTCCGGCCGACGAGGTCGTGGCGCTCGCCTCGCGCCGCAGCCAGGGCACCGAGGTCTCGTTCGGCGATCGGACGCTCAAGGTCAAGCCGCTCGACCAGTACGATTTCTCCGATACCGATATCTGCCTGATGTCGGCGGGCGGCACGGTGTCGAAGGAATGGTCGCCGAAGATCGGGGCCGCCGGCTGCGTCGTGATCGACAACTCCTCGGCCTGGCGCTACGACGCCGAGGTGCCGCTGATCGTGCCGGAAGTGAACGCTGACGCGATCAAGGGCTTCACCAAGAAGAACATCATCGCCAACCCGAACTGCTCGACGGCGCAGCTCGTGGTGGCGCTGAAGCCGCTGCACGACGTCGCGACGATCAAGCGCGTCGTGGTCTCGACCTATCAGTCGGTCTCCGGTGCCGGCAAGGAAGCCATGGACGAACTCTTCACGCAGACCCGCGCGGTCTTCGTGAACGATCCGATCGTCATGGAGAAGTTCACCAAGCGCATCGCCTTCAACCTCATTCCTCACATCGACGTCTTCATGGAGGACGGCTACACGAAGGAAGAATGGAAGGTGATGGCCGAGACCAAGAAGATCCTCGACCCGAAGATCAAGCTGACCTGCACCGCCGTGCGCGTGCCGGTGTTCATCTCGCATTCGGAATCGGTCAACATCGAGTTCGAGAAGCCGATCACCGCGGACGAGGCGCGCGACATCCTGCGCGAGGCGCCGGGCTGCCTGGTCATCGATAATCCGGAAGAGAACCAGTACATCACGCCCTATGAGGCGACCGGCGAGGACGCGACCTACATCTCCCGCATCCGCGAGGACGCTACGGTCGAGAACGGCCTCAATCTCTGGGTCGTCTCGGACAATCTGCGCAAGGGCGCGGCGCTGAACGCCGTCCAGATCGCCGAGGTGCTGGTCAACCGCAAGCTGATCCAGCCGCGCAAGCAGGCCGCCTGA
- a CDS encoding carbonic anhydrase: MTETPAFPSRLLRGYTAFRDQRLPQESARYRILAETGQRPRTMIIGCCDSRAAPETIFDAAPGELFVIRNVANLVPPYDPDGEYHGTSAAIEFGVMGLKVRYILVMGHGRCGGVQAYIASRDAGPNAPEEPSAFIGKWISLVAPAEQLVCESPEDAAGRQRALEFASIRQGIENLRTFPSIRNLEEIGEIELHGAWFDISTGELHILDQATGRFEVAKG; the protein is encoded by the coding sequence ATGACTGAGACGCCCGCGTTCCCCAGCCGCCTCCTGCGGGGCTATACCGCCTTCCGCGACCAGCGACTGCCACAGGAAAGCGCGCGCTATCGCATCCTCGCCGAGACGGGCCAGCGTCCGCGCACCATGATCATCGGCTGCTGCGACAGTCGCGCCGCGCCGGAAACGATCTTCGACGCCGCGCCGGGCGAACTCTTCGTCATCCGCAACGTCGCCAATCTCGTGCCGCCCTACGATCCCGATGGCGAATATCACGGCACCTCGGCGGCGATCGAGTTCGGCGTGATGGGCCTCAAGGTCCGCTACATCCTGGTGATGGGCCATGGCCGCTGCGGCGGCGTGCAGGCCTATATCGCCTCGCGCGATGCGGGACCGAATGCGCCCGAGGAGCCGAGCGCTTTCATCGGCAAGTGGATCAGTCTGGTCGCCCCGGCCGAACAGCTCGTCTGCGAGAGCCCGGAGGATGCCGCCGGTCGGCAGCGGGCGCTCGAGTTCGCCTCGATCCGGCAGGGCATCGAGAACCTCCGCACCTTCCCCTCGATCCGCAATCTCGAGGAGATCGGCGAGATCGAGCTGCACGGCGCCTGGTTCGACATCTCGACGGGCGAACTGCACATTCTCGACCAGGCGACCGGCCGCTTCGAGGTCGCGAAGGGCTAG
- a CDS encoding OsmC family protein, whose amino-acid sequence MATVKAVLETTNYAVSIEAGPHRLAADEPPARGGLGHGPAPYDLLLGALAACTVITLRMYAERKGWHLGEIRAELTHARIDGRSRITRQLGFEAELSDDQRKRLAEIAEKTPVTLTLKQGADIVTEIVTGPAHGETPAELDERLDEALEESFPASDPPSISPGEG is encoded by the coding sequence ATGGCGACGGTCAAGGCGGTCCTCGAGACCACCAACTACGCTGTCTCGATCGAGGCCGGGCCGCACCGGCTTGCCGCCGACGAGCCGCCGGCGCGCGGAGGCCTCGGCCATGGGCCGGCCCCCTATGACCTGCTGCTCGGTGCCCTCGCGGCCTGCACGGTCATCACGCTGCGCATGTATGCCGAGCGCAAGGGATGGCATCTCGGCGAGATCCGTGCCGAGCTCACCCATGCCCGCATCGATGGCCGCTCGCGCATCACCCGCCAGCTCGGCTTCGAGGCGGAGCTTTCGGACGATCAGCGCAAGCGACTTGCCGAGATCGCCGAGAAGACGCCGGTGACGCTGACCCTGAAGCAGGGCGCCGACATCGTCACCGAGATCGTCACCGGTCCCGCTCATGGCGAGACGCCCGCTGAGCTGGACGAGCGACTCGACGAGGCGCTGGAGGAGAGCTTTCCGGCGAGCGACCCGCCGAGCATCTCGCCCGGCGAGGGCTGA